One Oncorhynchus keta strain PuntledgeMale-10-30-2019 chromosome 23, Oket_V2, whole genome shotgun sequence DNA segment encodes these proteins:
- the LOC118401805 gene encoding SURP and G-patch domain-containing protein 1-like — translation MFVADGGPEVEAIAAQHNQENPTFSFLYDLQSPAHRFYKEKVEEYRQAKNAQSPPPMIKQEPGVELKRPAAPPLIYPPPPPPPHYPYLVGQVKLEPGLGIKQEVSGPPVVKRKRKSRWGSEDDKVDLSLQPIIIPKEEEPEPSPCLSVNELRDLGYKKGKPMGLVGVTELSDDQKKQLKEQQEMQEMFDMIMKHKRAMAEMQVMWEKALQDHSHEYDSDEEVDQQAGTWEHRLRHMEMEKTREWAESLTDMGKGKHFIGDFLPPEELEKFMETFKALKEGRDPDYSEYKEFKLTVENLGFQMLMKMGWKEGDGLGSGGQGIKTPVHRGTTAVDGAGFGVDRPSVLSGQDDEYDAFRKRMMLAYRFRPNPLNNPRRPYY, via the exons ATGTTTGTGGCCGATGGTGGCCCCGAGGTGGAAGCCATCGCCGCCCAGCACAACCAGGAAAACCCCACCTTCAG TTTTCTATATGACCTCCAAAGCCCCGCCCACCGTTTCTACAAGGAGAAGGTGGAGGAGTACCGCCAGGCCAAAAATGCCCAGAGCCCCCCTCCAATGATTAAGCAGGAGCCTGGCGTAGAGCTCAAGAGACCGGCCGCCCCTCCCCTGAtctatcctccccctcctccgccCCCTCACTACCCCTACCTGGTGGGTCAAGTAAAGCTGGAGCCGGGTCTGGGGATAAAACAGGAAGTGTCAGGTCCGCCcgtggtgaagaggaagaggaagagccgCTGGGGATCGGAGGACGACAAGGTGGATCTGTCACTGCAACCCATCATCATTCCCAAGGAGGAGGAGCCAGAGCCCAgcccgtgtctctctg ttaATGAACTGAGGGATCTGGGCTATAAGAAGGGAAAGCCTATGGGCCTGGTGGGAGTGACTGAGCTCTCAGATGACCAGAAGAAACAGCTCAAAGAGCAACAGGAG ATGCAGGAGATGTTTGACATGATCATGAAGCATAAGCGTGCGATGGCGGAGATGCAGGTGATGTGGGAGAAGGCGTTGCAGGACCACTCCCACGAGTACGACAGTGACGAGGAGGTGGACCAGCAGGCTGGCACCTGGGAGCACCGCCTCCGGCAcatggagatggagaaaacacgtG AGTGGGCGGAGTCGCTGACTGACATGGGAAAGGGGAAGCACTTCATTGGTGACTTCCTACCTCCGGAGGAGCTGGAGAAGTTTATGGAGACCTTCAAGGCACTCAAG GAGGGCCGTGACCCAGACTACTCGGAGTATAAGGAGTTTAAGCTGACGGTGGAGAACCTTGGTTTCCAGATGCTCATGAAGATGGGCTGGAAGGAGGGCGATGGGCTTGGCTCTGGCGGGCAGGGCATCAAGACTCCGGTCCACAG GGGAACCACGGCTGTTGACGGGGCAGGGTTTGGCGTGGACCGGCCCTCTGTGCTCTCAGGACAGGACGATGAGTATGATGCTTTCAGAAAGAGGATGATGCTGGCCTACCGCTTCAGGCCCAACCCACTG AACAACCCGAGGAGGCCATACTACTGA